The Sporosarcina luteola genome contains a region encoding:
- a CDS encoding DinB family protein — protein sequence MSTIEQLKFARMYTMGRLSQAKENAWDKQPTGFNNTIRWNVGHIYCSLENFIATVLPSYEPQHKEWNAFFERGTSPAKWEGQAPAKEELLVALEEQLPRVVQALEGNLDRVLPEPIKIGDMLTMGTVDAVMQFAIWHEGLHAGVIHGLNRAIGE from the coding sequence ATGTCAACAATTGAACAATTGAAGTTTGCAAGAATGTATACGATGGGGCGTCTATCACAGGCGAAGGAAAATGCATGGGACAAGCAACCGACCGGCTTCAATAATACAATCCGTTGGAATGTCGGGCACATTTATTGCTCGTTGGAGAATTTTATCGCGACAGTCCTACCATCCTACGAGCCGCAACACAAAGAGTGGAATGCCTTTTTTGAAAGAGGGACGAGCCCTGCGAAATGGGAAGGTCAAGCCCCTGCTAAAGAGGAATTGCTTGTAGCTCTAGAGGAACAGTTGCCGCGTGTCGTTCAAGCATTGGAAGGCAATCTTGACCGAGTGCTGCCTGAACCGATTAAAATTGGCGATATGTTAACGATGGGAACAGTCGACGCAGTCATGCAATTTGCTATATGGCACGAGGGACTGCATGCAGGTGTCATCCATGGATTGAATCGGGCGATAGGAGAGTAA
- a CDS encoding potassium channel family protein → MYSRWMDLDRRYKRVIFLIGIMALLLVVATVGFMYFEDLSPFNAFWMTIISVMTIGYGDIYPTTEGGRWFALFLVPLGAGIVTYALGIGASYFIEQQLSNRVWVRRMEKQIANLTDHIIICGFGRVGRQVYKQLKEEGVQILVIHDNESDLLEVVEPGTLRLIGDPTDKAVLLQARVDQARALITTLSNDADNVFITLTAKSINEDIVISARAERDDSEDILEKAGADSVINPSIIGGRELAMSIMKPNGTDFINDLIRSEEKEFMVGEVALDHTEPFIGMTIEDANLQKHFEITLVAILRNEELLSNPDLNEKFQQGDTLIVIGNPKKIEHFRVNKNKGHTPR, encoded by the coding sequence TTGTATAGCCGATGGATGGATTTGGACAGGCGATATAAGCGGGTCATTTTTCTGATTGGTATAATGGCGCTTCTGCTCGTCGTAGCTACGGTTGGATTCATGTATTTTGAAGATTTATCCCCATTCAATGCCTTTTGGATGACAATCATTTCAGTCATGACAATCGGCTATGGAGACATTTATCCGACGACGGAAGGAGGCCGCTGGTTTGCCTTGTTTCTTGTGCCGCTAGGAGCGGGAATCGTGACATATGCACTCGGGATCGGGGCTTCCTATTTCATCGAACAGCAATTATCGAATAGGGTGTGGGTGAGAAGGATGGAAAAACAAATTGCCAATTTAACTGACCATATCATCATCTGCGGTTTCGGGCGCGTCGGTCGGCAAGTGTATAAGCAATTAAAGGAGGAAGGCGTTCAGATTTTAGTCATTCATGACAATGAAAGTGACTTGCTGGAAGTTGTAGAACCGGGCACTCTTCGTCTGATCGGCGATCCAACTGACAAAGCTGTCTTGCTGCAGGCACGTGTCGATCAAGCCCGTGCACTTATCACCACTTTATCCAATGACGCCGATAATGTTTTCATCACTTTGACTGCAAAGAGCATCAACGAGGATATAGTCATCTCGGCACGTGCGGAACGGGATGACTCGGAGGATATATTGGAAAAAGCGGGCGCGGATAGCGTCATTAACCCGTCTATCATCGGGGGCAGGGAGTTGGCGATGTCTATCATGAAACCGAACGGCACCGACTTCATCAATGATCTGATCCGATCGGAAGAAAAAGAGTTCATGGTCGGGGAAGTTGCACTGGATCATACGGAACCGTTTATCGGAATGACAATCGAGGACGCGAACCTGCAGAAACACTTTGAAATCACCCTCGTCGCGATTTTACGGAATGAAGAACTGCTTAGCAATCCGGATTTGAATGAAAAATTTCAGCAGGGGGATACATTGATTGTCATCGGCAATCCGAAAAAAATCGAGCATTTCCGTGTCAATAAAAATAAAGGACATACACCCCGATGA
- a CDS encoding efflux RND transporter permease subunit: MKGLVNFVLKNKLAVWLLTIIITVSGVYSATQMKTETLPDISIPYLMVMGVYPGATPEQVMEEVSVLIERAVENLDHVKSVYSNSYSNMSSIQVEYDYGIDMDEAKRELASAMDSLSLPEGAQEPVITAISMNMMPVVALSVSSTTEDIVELTSTVEDILLPKIDKIDGVASATISGQHIEEVELTYDEEKMAQLGLKEDSVKQMIQASNIEVSLGLFEFEEGEQAVAVDGKFMTIDELKGMLIPVTPSEANLSPFVKLGDIATIEKVGKVQSVSRTNGENAIAIQIVKGQRANTVDVVNDVKKLMKDEEKALDGLVVDVSLDQGEPIEHSVSTMVEKALFGGLIAILIILLFLRDFKSTIISIVSIPVSVFMALLLLNWMDITLNIMTLGAITVAIGRVIDDSIVVVENIYRRLHLKTEKLSGRALIREATIEMFKPIMSSTLVTVAVFAPLIFVGGMVGELFLPFALTMSFALGASLLVAITIVPALSHFLFRKKLYGEKKESQHKEAGKMANWYKGVLSWSLNHKVITSIISVVLLAGSLGLMPLIGFSFLGSDEEKVMYITYTPATGELQDETLANVEVIEKEMLKRGDIDIVQLSIMDSADPMTAMMGGGSNGALMYLIFDPDMEDFQGARAEVEDYVFNIGQSGEWKSQDFSSMGMSTNEISYSFYSENLSSLKEAVQQVEKVMGDNKGIEDVSSSTEDAYVQYTLKATQDELLQHGLTTGQIIMMLNPSRTQEVVTTVGKDRDELKVVVKQKATEQPKSIDDMLEQEVPTAMGTTIKLSALVKVEEGSTFNTLARSKGQYYATVSGKLVDADISKATSEVDKAIAELDLPKGVAFDTAGVAADMEEAFTQLGIAMLAAIAIVYFILVVTFREGVAPFAILFSLPFAVIGSFVGLLIAGETISVPVMMGLLMLIGIVVTNAIVLVDRIIRMERTGLKMREAILEAGATRLRPILMTAIATIGALTPLAIGNGAGGGLISKGLGITVIGGLVSSTLLTLIVVPIVYEILSKMFKKNRLDLEED, translated from the coding sequence GTGAAAGGGTTAGTCAATTTTGTTCTTAAGAATAAATTAGCAGTATGGTTACTCACCATTATTATAACAGTGTCGGGGGTTTATTCGGCAACGCAAATGAAAACAGAGACGCTGCCGGATATTTCGATTCCGTATTTAATGGTGATGGGCGTCTATCCCGGTGCAACACCGGAACAGGTTATGGAGGAAGTCTCGGTACTTATCGAGAGGGCGGTAGAGAACCTGGATCATGTGAAATCCGTCTACTCCAATTCGTATTCTAATATGTCCAGCATTCAAGTGGAATACGATTACGGCATCGACATGGATGAAGCGAAACGGGAGTTGGCGTCCGCGATGGATTCGCTTTCCTTGCCTGAAGGTGCGCAGGAACCGGTCATCACAGCGATCAGCATGAATATGATGCCTGTCGTTGCGCTAAGCGTGAGCAGTACAACCGAAGATATTGTTGAACTGACATCCACTGTCGAAGATATTTTGCTTCCAAAAATTGATAAGATCGACGGCGTTGCATCTGCGACGATTTCGGGACAGCATATCGAAGAAGTGGAGCTTACGTACGACGAGGAAAAAATGGCTCAGCTTGGTTTGAAAGAAGATAGCGTTAAGCAAATGATCCAAGCAAGCAATATCGAAGTTTCACTCGGTCTATTCGAGTTTGAGGAAGGCGAGCAGGCTGTTGCTGTCGACGGCAAGTTCATGACTATTGATGAGCTGAAGGGCATGCTAATTCCTGTCACGCCGTCAGAGGCAAATTTATCGCCATTCGTTAAGCTTGGCGATATTGCGACGATTGAAAAAGTCGGCAAGGTGCAGTCCGTTTCACGTACAAACGGTGAAAATGCAATTGCGATCCAAATCGTTAAAGGACAACGTGCGAATACGGTCGATGTTGTAAATGACGTGAAGAAGTTGATGAAGGATGAAGAAAAAGCGCTTGATGGCTTAGTCGTCGATGTATCACTTGACCAAGGAGAACCGATTGAGCACTCTGTATCGACGATGGTTGAAAAGGCGCTTTTCGGTGGTTTGATTGCAATATTGATCATTCTACTCTTCTTGCGTGATTTCAAGTCTACGATTATCTCTATCGTTTCAATTCCCGTTTCAGTATTTATGGCGTTGTTGTTGCTGAATTGGATGGATATTACGCTCAATATTATGACGCTCGGGGCAATTACAGTCGCCATCGGCCGGGTCATCGATGACTCCATCGTCGTTGTGGAAAATATATACCGGCGACTACACCTGAAAACCGAGAAGTTATCAGGTCGTGCATTGATACGCGAAGCAACGATTGAAATGTTCAAGCCGATCATGTCTTCGACGCTCGTAACGGTTGCGGTATTTGCACCGCTTATCTTTGTAGGCGGCATGGTAGGGGAGCTATTTTTGCCGTTCGCATTGACGATGTCGTTTGCGCTTGGTGCTTCATTACTCGTCGCGATTACAATCGTGCCGGCATTGTCCCATTTCCTATTCAGGAAAAAGCTTTATGGTGAAAAGAAGGAAAGCCAGCATAAAGAAGCCGGTAAAATGGCGAACTGGTATAAAGGCGTTTTAAGTTGGTCATTGAATCATAAAGTCATAACGTCGATCATCTCCGTCGTTCTCTTGGCGGGTAGCCTAGGGCTTATGCCGCTGATCGGCTTCAGTTTCTTAGGAAGCGATGAAGAAAAAGTGATGTACATTACGTACACGCCTGCAACGGGTGAACTTCAGGATGAAACGTTGGCGAACGTTGAAGTTATCGAAAAGGAAATGTTGAAACGCGGTGATATCGACATCGTTCAATTATCCATCATGGACAGCGCCGATCCGATGACCGCGATGATGGGCGGCGGGTCGAATGGCGCGCTTATGTATCTCATCTTTGACCCGGACATGGAAGACTTCCAAGGAGCTCGTGCAGAGGTTGAAGACTATGTATTCAACATCGGCCAATCCGGAGAATGGAAGAGCCAGGATTTCAGTTCCATGGGAATGTCCACAAATGAAATTAGCTACTCGTTCTACAGTGAAAATTTAAGCAGCCTGAAAGAAGCTGTCCAGCAGGTTGAAAAAGTCATGGGAGATAACAAAGGCATTGAGGATGTCTCTTCAAGTACTGAGGATGCGTACGTTCAGTACACATTGAAGGCAACGCAGGATGAGTTGTTGCAGCATGGGTTGACGACTGGGCAAATCATCATGATGCTTAACCCGTCAAGAACGCAGGAAGTTGTCACGACGGTCGGTAAGGATCGAGATGAATTGAAAGTTGTCGTGAAGCAGAAGGCGACTGAACAGCCGAAATCGATCGATGACATGCTGGAACAGGAAGTTCCGACGGCAATGGGGACGACAATTAAACTTTCAGCGTTAGTGAAGGTGGAAGAGGGGTCGACTTTCAATACGCTGGCCCGGAGCAAAGGCCAATATTATGCCACTGTCTCCGGTAAGCTCGTAGACGCGGACATATCGAAAGCGACTTCTGAAGTCGACAAGGCAATTGCCGAATTAGATTTGCCGAAAGGTGTCGCATTCGATACAGCAGGTGTCGCGGCTGACATGGAAGAAGCATTCACACAACTCGGCATCGCAATGCTTGCGGCGATTGCGATTGTCTACTTCATCCTCGTTGTGACATTCCGTGAAGGTGTCGCACCGTTTGCGATTCTGTTCTCGCTTCCGTTTGCAGTAATCGGATCATTTGTTGGTCTGTTAATCGCAGGCGAAACGATTTCCGTTCCGGTCATGATGGGTCTGTTGATGTTGATCGGTATCGTTGTTACGAACGCAATCGTACTCGTGGACCGAATCATCCGGATGGAACGTACAGGATTGAAAATGCGTGAAGCTATACTGGAAGCGGGTGCAACTCGTTTACGTCCAATCCTTATGACAGCGATCGCTACAATCGGCGCCCTCACTCCATTGGCAATCGGAAATGGAGCAGGCGGCGGATTGATCTCGAAAGGTCTCGGCATCACAGTTATCGGCGGTTTAGTCAGCTCCACATTGTTGACGCTGATCGTCGTACCGATCGTGTACGAAATCTTGTCGAAAATGTTCAAGAAGAATCGTTTGGATTTGGAAGAGGATTAA
- a CDS encoding sensor histidine kinase, translating to MKNKVLLLLWAALVTIMLLASLSFARQGTALIGKDFSDFDDFAWRLDEFYNTIGSTVLNPIDVEETKKNITVSDNEIEDHRNRYGTLSDQLSNIHDQYAQRIADAKDAGNELLQSTLIEERDMKLADIRKNFESDAHVEAKIRKEKEKALVQYLNEIKSNSFSLPVAYEFKDVETGERFSSGDVSVPAIYKKQFNAAKGYFKANSLPGHNDGWVKTSIDQKDIMFPDTEVTIMNSVRTFEGTVIIPRTAVAKGGALYWQYRDFNKGKLAMFIFWIIGLVALVALVTVMKFQKEWVTGTGISDWYANLKIDVKAAALIMSALILVGYLNSESYTLPDFFTYQRLGRWGAGLTSFFIGGVIMTALLAFQLVNGVERWEKKGILARDIKNSFTLQFLKAWREMFLKRSIGVQSFILLIGFFLAGIGFIVGLMDGSLFILYTFCVIFLGLPALYMFVRRSAYLNRIIIATEQMAAGRLNEDIKVEGRSPLAEHAKNLNNLREGVRVSMTEQAKSERLKTELITNVSHDLRTPLTSIITYTDLLKDETITPEERAKYVDILDKKSQRLKTLIEDLFEVSKMASGNLELHKQRVDLTQLLQQALAEHAEDITDSGLDFRTALPDDMLIAYVDGQRWWRVLDNLIVNAIKYSLPGTRVYVTLRKVGESAEFIVKNITKYELGENVDELFERFKRADTSRHTDGSGLGLAIAQSIVDMHGGIMKIDLDGDLFKVTVTVPTK from the coding sequence ATGAAGAATAAAGTACTTCTATTACTATGGGCTGCGCTAGTAACGATTATGCTGCTCGCCAGTCTTTCATTTGCAAGACAAGGAACAGCGCTGATTGGAAAGGATTTCTCCGATTTCGATGACTTCGCTTGGCGGCTCGATGAGTTTTACAACACTATAGGTTCGACAGTGCTTAACCCGATTGACGTGGAAGAGACGAAGAAAAATATTACCGTCTCAGACAATGAAATCGAAGATCACCGGAATCGCTACGGTACACTTTCAGACCAACTCTCCAATATCCATGACCAATATGCGCAGAGGATAGCGGATGCGAAAGATGCTGGAAATGAACTGTTGCAAAGCACGTTGATCGAAGAACGGGACATGAAACTTGCAGATATCCGGAAGAACTTCGAGAGCGATGCACATGTTGAGGCGAAAATTCGCAAAGAAAAAGAGAAAGCATTAGTTCAATATTTGAATGAAATCAAATCAAATTCATTTTCATTGCCGGTTGCTTATGAATTCAAGGACGTTGAAACGGGGGAAAGGTTTTCTTCTGGAGATGTTTCAGTACCTGCGATTTATAAAAAGCAATTTAATGCCGCAAAGGGCTATTTTAAAGCGAATTCATTGCCAGGGCATAACGATGGATGGGTAAAGACTTCTATTGATCAAAAAGACATTATGTTCCCAGACACAGAGGTCACAATAATGAATTCCGTGAGAACGTTTGAAGGCACTGTCATTATTCCGAGGACAGCAGTTGCAAAGGGTGGCGCCCTCTATTGGCAATACAGGGATTTCAATAAAGGGAAGCTTGCCATGTTCATCTTTTGGATCATTGGCCTCGTTGCCCTCGTTGCATTAGTCACTGTCATGAAATTTCAGAAGGAATGGGTAACAGGGACCGGAATTTCGGATTGGTATGCCAATTTAAAAATCGATGTAAAGGCTGCAGCACTTATTATGTCAGCCCTCATTTTAGTTGGATATCTCAACAGCGAGTCCTATACTCTGCCGGATTTCTTTACGTATCAAAGGTTGGGTAGATGGGGTGCTGGACTGACTTCCTTCTTTATTGGCGGCGTCATCATGACTGCCTTGCTAGCATTCCAGCTTGTAAATGGTGTGGAACGATGGGAGAAAAAAGGGATATTGGCAAGAGATATAAAAAACAGTTTCACGCTCCAATTTCTTAAAGCGTGGCGTGAAATGTTCCTTAAAAGATCGATCGGCGTTCAGTCGTTCATCCTGCTTATCGGATTTTTCTTAGCGGGAATCGGATTCATTGTCGGTCTTATGGATGGGTCCTTATTCATCCTCTACACATTTTGCGTCATATTTCTTGGTCTTCCTGCCCTCTATATGTTCGTCCGGCGTTCTGCGTACTTGAACCGGATCATCATTGCGACGGAACAGATGGCAGCAGGGCGTTTGAATGAAGATATTAAAGTCGAAGGCCGTTCACCGCTTGCAGAGCACGCGAAAAACCTGAATAATCTCCGTGAAGGCGTGCGGGTTTCCATGACCGAGCAAGCGAAAAGTGAGCGATTGAAGACGGAATTGATTACAAATGTGAGTCATGATCTGCGGACTCCATTGACATCGATCATCACGTACACCGATCTCTTGAAGGATGAAACGATAACACCGGAGGAACGCGCAAAATATGTCGACATTCTTGATAAAAAATCGCAAAGACTGAAGACGCTCATTGAGGATTTATTCGAAGTGTCGAAAATGGCAAGTGGAAATCTAGAGTTGCACAAACAGCGCGTCGATCTGACGCAATTGCTTCAACAGGCGCTTGCGGAGCATGCCGAAGATATTACCGATTCCGGTCTCGACTTCCGGACGGCGCTTCCAGACGATATGCTTATCGCTTATGTAGACGGTCAAAGATGGTGGCGTGTCCTCGATAACTTGATCGTGAATGCTATCAAATATTCGCTCCCGGGCACTCGCGTGTACGTAACACTCCGAAAAGTAGGGGAGTCTGCAGAATTTATCGTAAAAAATATTACGAAATATGAGCTTGGGGAAAATGTTGATGAGCTGTTTGAACGTTTCAAGCGTGCCGATACATCACGTCATACCGACGGCTCGGGTCTCGGATTAGCAATCGCGCAATCAATCGTTGACATGCACGGTGGAATTATGAAAATCGATCTTGATGGCGATCTGTTCAAAGTGACAGTTACAGTACCGACAAAATAA
- a CDS encoding CPBP family intramembrane glutamic endopeptidase, with translation MQKWFGVVFPILSILLLLWIEQSVGVTYEVKTVAKVMLFLAIPLILFRATKFPFLRFRKADRKSMRLAFILGISIMALIIGAYLLLQQFIDIASVRDDLLQSGITPAVFPFTALYILIGNSVIEEFFFRGLLPNLFGQSKMRFILPPFFFAIYHIAIFLPWFTLPILLLAVGGLWAGGLIFQLVNEKCRTILPSWIIHMFADLGILFIGVYVLYFY, from the coding sequence ATGCAAAAATGGTTCGGAGTTGTCTTTCCTATACTCAGCATTTTGCTGTTGTTATGGATTGAGCAAAGTGTCGGTGTAACGTACGAAGTTAAAACTGTCGCAAAGGTGATGCTATTTCTTGCAATCCCTTTGATTCTTTTTCGCGCCACCAAGTTTCCATTTCTCCGGTTCCGGAAAGCTGACCGAAAGAGCATGCGACTCGCTTTCATTTTAGGAATATCGATCATGGCGCTCATTATCGGTGCCTACCTTTTATTGCAACAGTTCATTGACATCGCTTCTGTGCGGGACGACTTGCTGCAATCCGGCATTACACCTGCCGTATTCCCGTTCACCGCACTATATATTTTAATCGGAAACTCGGTCATTGAGGAATTCTTTTTTCGCGGATTGCTGCCTAACCTATTCGGACAGTCAAAAATGCGGTTCATCCTGCCGCCGTTCTTTTTCGCTATTTACCATATCGCAATCTTCTTACCTTGGTTCACATTGCCGATTTTACTGCTAGCTGTCGGCGGACTTTGGGCAGGCGGGCTGATCTTTCAGCTTGTGAATGAAAAATGCCGCACGATCCTGCCGTCTTGGATCATCCATATGTTCGCGGATCTTGGCATACTATTCATCGGGGTGTATGTCCTTTATTTTTATTGA
- the metG gene encoding methionine--tRNA ligase, with translation MSVFIGGAWPYANGSLHLGHIAALLPGDILARYYRLKGEKVLYASGSDCNGTPISIRANAEGVSVKEIADRYHTEFIVCFSRLGFSYDIYTRTDGRFHHQVVRNVFLTLLDRGFIFKKEVEQTYCEVDERFLPDRFVEGICPHCGSRARGDQCDNCGSILDPLDLMGRTCKLCGNEPTVRKTEHFYFKLSAFQDELEKYVGGAKAEGRWRANAIHQSERYLREGLRDRAASRDLANGVGIPVRGYEEKKVYVWIEAVTGYYSASQEWAALNRSDFEEFWNEDTVSYYVHGKDNIPFHTIIWPAILTGIGKENALPTRVISNEYLTLEKRKLSTSQNWAVWVPDILEHYHPDSVRYFLTANAPEGRDADFSWREFIYSHNSELLGAYGNFVNRTLKFIEKSYAGVVPVAEINLEIKELVVGLYSKVGERIEEGHFKEAIETIFEFIRRANKYFDVEKPWVQIKDDEAACGRTMATCAYVIANLAQLLSPFLPFSSEDVQAMLRLRKPEWKEIEIGELTLTHVKPLFERIDVEQIDVELERLRDKSIGVQ, from the coding sequence ATGAGTGTTTTTATCGGAGGGGCTTGGCCGTACGCGAATGGGTCGTTGCATCTGGGACATATCGCGGCGCTGCTGCCGGGGGATATTTTGGCGAGGTATTACCGGTTGAAAGGTGAGAAGGTTCTTTATGCTTCAGGAAGTGATTGCAACGGGACTCCTATTTCAATCCGGGCAAATGCCGAAGGGGTGTCTGTTAAGGAAATTGCAGACCGTTACCATACAGAGTTTATCGTTTGTTTTTCAAGATTGGGATTCTCTTATGACATTTACACGCGGACAGACGGAAGATTTCATCATCAAGTCGTCCGCAATGTATTTTTAACGTTACTGGACCGTGGTTTTATTTTCAAAAAAGAAGTCGAACAGACGTATTGCGAGGTTGATGAGCGTTTTCTTCCGGATCGATTCGTCGAAGGCATTTGCCCTCACTGCGGAAGTCGTGCACGAGGCGATCAGTGCGATAATTGCGGCTCGATTTTAGATCCGCTTGATTTGATGGGGCGTACGTGCAAGCTTTGCGGGAATGAACCGACCGTGCGGAAGACGGAGCATTTTTATTTCAAATTAAGTGCTTTTCAAGATGAACTTGAGAAGTATGTCGGCGGAGCGAAAGCTGAAGGGAGATGGCGCGCAAATGCGATTCACCAATCTGAGCGCTATTTACGGGAAGGTCTCCGTGATCGGGCTGCCTCAAGAGACTTGGCGAATGGCGTCGGAATACCTGTCAGAGGCTATGAGGAGAAAAAGGTGTATGTGTGGATCGAGGCGGTGACGGGCTACTATTCCGCGAGCCAGGAATGGGCCGCTTTGAATCGATCCGATTTCGAGGAGTTTTGGAATGAAGATACAGTCTCCTACTATGTGCACGGCAAAGACAATATCCCCTTCCATACGATAATTTGGCCCGCTATTCTAACGGGAATTGGCAAGGAGAACGCATTGCCGACTCGTGTCATTTCCAATGAATATTTGACATTGGAGAAGCGGAAATTGTCGACGAGCCAAAACTGGGCGGTATGGGTGCCGGATATTTTGGAACATTATCATCCGGATTCGGTGCGGTATTTTCTGACTGCGAACGCTCCAGAAGGCAGGGATGCAGATTTTTCATGGCGCGAGTTCATTTATAGCCATAACTCAGAGCTTTTGGGGGCGTACGGAAATTTCGTAAACAGGACATTGAAGTTTATTGAAAAATCGTATGCCGGGGTTGTGCCGGTTGCGGAGATTAATTTGGAAATAAAGGAATTAGTCGTGGGGCTTTATTCCAAAGTCGGCGAACGAATTGAAGAAGGACACTTCAAAGAAGCGATCGAAACGATTTTTGAGTTCATACGCCGGGCTAATAAATACTTCGATGTTGAAAAGCCTTGGGTACAGATCAAGGATGACGAAGCAGCATGTGGGCGAACAATGGCTACATGCGCATATGTCATCGCAAACCTGGCACAGCTTCTCTCCCCTTTCCTGCCGTTTTCGAGCGAGGATGTGCAAGCGATGCTGAGACTGCGGAAGCCTGAATGGAAGGAAATCGAAATTGGTGAATTGACATTGACACATGTCAAACCACTGTTTGAACGGATTGATGTCGAGCAGATTGACGTGGAATTGGAACGATTGAGGGATAAGTCTATAGGGGTGCAATGA
- a CDS encoding response regulator transcription factor, translating into MAKFTVLVADDDKEIRDGIEIYLKNEGYNVLKAADGKEALDLLTTNEVHLLILDIMMPNMDGITATFKIREAQNIPIIMLSAKAEDSDKIHGLSVGADDYVTKPFHPLELMARVKSQLRRYVQFGTYDGQKKIEIDGLALDEDAKELSVDGKPVKLTPIEYKITELLMKNAGRVFSINEIYERVWNEEAYNAENIVAVHIRKIREKIEADPKNPRYVKVVWGIGYKIEK; encoded by the coding sequence ATGGCGAAGTTTACAGTGCTTGTGGCGGATGATGATAAGGAGATCCGTGACGGGATTGAAATTTATTTAAAAAATGAAGGATACAACGTTTTGAAAGCAGCGGATGGAAAAGAGGCGCTCGACCTGCTCACAACAAATGAAGTCCATTTGCTCATCCTCGACATTATGATGCCAAATATGGATGGGATTACGGCGACGTTCAAAATCCGGGAGGCGCAAAACATTCCAATCATCATGCTGAGTGCGAAGGCGGAGGATTCGGATAAGATTCATGGATTGTCGGTCGGCGCGGATGATTATGTGACGAAGCCATTCCACCCGCTTGAGTTGATGGCACGAGTGAAGTCGCAGCTGCGCAGGTATGTTCAGTTTGGCACATACGATGGTCAGAAAAAGATTGAGATTGACGGATTGGCGTTAGATGAGGACGCGAAAGAGTTATCGGTTGATGGGAAACCGGTAAAGCTGACGCCGATTGAATATAAGATTACGGAATTACTCATGAAAAACGCGGGGCGTGTGTTTTCGATTAATGAGATTTACGAGCGAGTGTGGAATGAAGAAGCGTATAATGCGGAAAACATTGTGGCGGTCCACATCCGTAAAATTCGCGAAAAAATCGAGGCGGATCCAAAAAATCCGAGATATGTAAAGGTGGTGTGGGGCATTGGCTACAAAATCGAAAAGTGA
- a CDS encoding TetR/AcrR family transcriptional regulator, protein MTKKQLIMEKALELFAKQGFEATSVQQITDHCGISKGAFYLSFKSKDELIVALIDHFMRQFTADIDYVVNHEQNDADLLYNFYYTTFQSFNKHSDFAKILMKEPTQSFNEELFTKLHNYNKSLEKIILSMIDRLYGEQANDLKYDLAFCIKGFMNTYSELFLLYKLPIDLDLLARSLVEKTDLLAKNMTLSFISDELIQMIDQPLNEERTLAQIVEIVEKNIEDMEDSIEKESLILLKQELLEPALHPAIVKGLLENIRQHPHCKWVAYLLRRHFGMVK, encoded by the coding sequence ATGACAAAAAAACAACTGATTATGGAGAAAGCTTTGGAGCTCTTTGCAAAGCAAGGATTTGAAGCGACGTCTGTCCAACAAATAACTGACCATTGCGGTATTTCCAAAGGAGCTTTCTATTTATCGTTCAAGTCGAAAGACGAGCTGATTGTCGCGTTGATCGATCACTTTATGAGACAGTTCACAGCGGACATTGACTACGTGGTCAATCATGAGCAGAATGACGCCGATTTATTATATAATTTCTATTACACGACGTTTCAATCGTTCAATAAACATTCCGATTTTGCCAAGATCCTCATGAAGGAACCGACGCAATCATTCAATGAAGAACTGTTCACAAAGCTTCATAATTACAATAAATCACTTGAAAAAATAATCCTATCTATGATCGATCGATTATATGGCGAACAAGCCAATGACTTAAAATACGATTTAGCGTTTTGTATTAAAGGCTTCATGAACACCTATTCCGAATTATTCCTGCTGTATAAATTACCGATCGACTTGGATCTGCTCGCACGATCCCTCGTTGAAAAGACGGATCTGTTAGCTAAAAACATGACACTTTCCTTCATTTCAGATGAATTGATTCAGATGATCGATCAGCCTTTGAATGAAGAGCGTACATTGGCTCAGATTGTTGAAATCGTGGAAAAGAATATTGAGGATATGGAGGATTCGATCGAAAAAGAGTCGTTGATCCTCTTGAAGCAGGAGCTGTTGGAGCCGGCGCTGCATCCGGCAATCGTGAAGGGATTATTGGAGAATATCCGCCAACATCCGCATTGCAAATGGGTAGCTTATTTACTGCGGAGGCATTTTGGAATGGTGAAATAA